One window of Trichomycterus rosablanca isolate fTriRos1 chromosome 2, fTriRos1.hap1, whole genome shotgun sequence genomic DNA carries:
- the grifin gene encoding grifin: MTLRFEASCPDGLCPGWSVILTGESPSAADKFEINFLCDLDDRIAFHFNPRFTESDIVCNSYLANNWGKEERSTNFPIGKDEPFKIEIYSDSENFHIYVDEIKIMQYKHRIEDLKAIKKVQVINDVDISSVEISKKHFY, from the exons ATGACATTACGG TTTGAGGCCTCCTGTCCTGATGGTTTGTGTCCAGGATGGAGCGTTATACTGACAGGAGAGAGTCCTTCAGCAGCAGATAA GTTTGAGATCAATTTTCTCTGTGACCTGGAcgacagaatagcctttcattTTAATCCCCGATTCACAGAATCAGATATTGTCTGTAATTCTTACCTTGCAAACAACTGGGGAAAGGAAGAAAGATCCACTAACTTTCCCATTGGTAAAGATGAGCCCTTTAAG ATTGAAATTTACTCTGACAGTGAAAACTTTCACATTTACGTTGATGAAATAAAGATTATGCAGTACAAGCATCGAATTGAGGACCTCAAGGCTATCAAAAAAGTCCAGGTCATAAATGATGTGGACATTTCTTCTGTGGAGATCAGCaagaaacatttttattaa
- the LOC134306839 gene encoding QRFP-like peptide receptor — MNCSEFTFLDSLLSVNASFGKDESRDLFLHQNGALERTLLLTIQEPTTIALTAMYSLSFVVGFMGNLMAIRMLTGQRSRRVQSVSATRSLLVNLAVCDLMVVCICMPITLGHTIYTAWVYGDFLCRAVPFIQAVSVSASVLSLTVISVNRYYSVHNPLNARSYFTQRKLYITIGIVWILSSSICSPLLFMIKLDEICLINVAVPVCRELWPQPRLKQVYNVLLFIMLYCIPVTFNLTISFLTGRKLWRASQHFDDFDPHSQVMYASCLKTRKKVAKVVFTLVLLFAVSWLPLYLADILIDHEIHTPHWILHTRPFTQWLGLTNSSLNPICYCFLGDLHRSAKVIKSKYHQRVLSFLSTSSSTKLPRLLTISDQSSSQRQGTGSQISGETLTDWCSHTSVGECNQILSLQNLSEGVDFKCTPDLTGL, encoded by the coding sequence ATGAATTGCTCTGAATTTACTTTTCTTGACTCATTGCTTTCAGTTAACGCTTCATTCGGCAAGGATGAGAGCAGAGACTTGTTCCTACACCAAAACGGTGCACTGGAGAGAACATTACTATTGACTATCCAAGAGCCAACAACGATTGCCCTTACTGCAATGTACTCTCTGTCATTTGTGGTGGGCTTTATGGGGAACCTCATGGCCATTCGCATGCTGACCGGCCAGAGAAGCAGGAGAGTGCAGAGTGTCAGTGCCACTCGGAGTTTACTGGTAAACCTGGCTGTCTGTGATCTGATGGTGGTCTGTATCTGCATGCCCATCACTTTAGGACATACCATCTACACTGCCTGGGTGTATGGCGATTTTCTCTGCAGAGCGGTACCCTTCATCCAGGCAGTGTCCGTGTCAGCCAGCGTTCTCAGCTTAACAGTCATCAGTGTGAACAGGTATTACAGTGTCCACAATCCACTTAATGCCCGTTCTTACTTTACCCAGAGGAAGCTCTATATTACTATTGGGATAGTATGGATCCTGAGCTCAAGCATCTGTTCCCCGCTCCTTTTCATGATCAAGCTAGATGAGATCTGCTTGATCAATGTTGCAGTGCCAGTTTGCAGAGAACTGTGGCCACAGCCGAGGCTCAAGCAGGTCTATAACGTCCTCCTGTTTATCATGCTGTACTGCATACCAGTAACCTTTAACCTGACCATTAGCTTCCTTACAGGGCGGAAGCTCTGGAGAGCATCCCAGCATTTTGATGACTTTGATCCTCACAGTCAGGTGATGTATGCTTCATGTCTGAAGACACGGAAGAAAGTTGCAAAGGTGGTATTCACCCTGGTCCTGCTTTTCGCAGTCTCCTGGCTGCCTCTATACCTAGCAGATATTTTAATTGACCACGAGATACATACTCCACACTGGATACTACATACTCGGCCATTCACCCAATGGCTGGGTCTTACAAATTCCAGCCTCAACCCCATCTGCTATTGTTTCTTAGGAGATCTGCACCGCTCTGCCAAGGTGATCAAGTCCAAGTATCACCAACGAGTGCTTTCTTTCCTCAGCACCTCAAGCTCCACCAAGCTTCCAAGGCTGCTCACTATTAGCGATCAATCATCCAGCCAGAGACAAGGCACTGGGAGTCAAATATCAGGGGAAACACTTACCGATTGGTGCTCCCACACCAGCGTGGGAGAATGCAACCAAATACTGTCCCTGCAAAATCTGTCTGAGGGAGTGGACTTCAAATGTACACCTGATTTAACTGGTCTGTAG